One stretch of Verrucomicrobiota bacterium DNA includes these proteins:
- a CDS encoding glutamine--tRNA ligase/YqeY domain fusion protein, with translation MTENELQRPVDFIRAIVAEDVKAGKWGGRVVTRFPPEPNAYLHIGHSKAIAINWGIAQEFGGTFHLRFDDTNPVKEEPEFVEAIINDIRWLGADWGEHLYYGSDYFGQMYEWAVQLINTGKAYVCDLSADEMREYRGTLTAPGRESPYRTRSVEENLNLFERMKNGEFPDGSRTLRARIDMASPNLNLRDPVMYRILHASHHRAGDAWCIYPTYDWAHGLEDSIERITHSLCSLEFEDHRPLYDWFLDQLGIYHPRQIEFARLNVTYTVMSKRKLRQLVEEGFVDGYDDPRMPTLAGMRRRGYSPESIRSFARSVGVAKAANTVDFAQLEHFVREDLNRTSSRYMGVLRPLRVVITNYPEDLVEQFEAINNPEDPSAGTRQVPFSRVLYIEQEDFMENPPKKFFRLAPGREVRLRYAYFIKCEEVVKDAGGTVVELRCTYDPATRGGDAPDGRKVKATLHWVSAEHAVGADVRLYEHLFTKENPNDVEEGRDWRSNIRPHSREVLFDCKLEPALKGLAPLTRIQLERLGYFCVDPDSTDERPVLNRTVTLRDTWAKIQKSQQQGNHD, from the coding sequence ATGACAGAGAACGAACTGCAACGGCCGGTGGACTTCATCCGCGCCATCGTCGCTGAGGATGTCAAAGCAGGCAAGTGGGGCGGGCGCGTCGTCACTCGCTTCCCACCCGAGCCAAATGCCTACTTGCACATCGGACACTCGAAGGCGATTGCGATCAACTGGGGCATCGCGCAGGAATTCGGCGGGACGTTCCACCTCCGTTTCGACGACACCAACCCGGTGAAAGAAGAACCGGAGTTCGTCGAGGCGATCATCAACGATATTCGTTGGCTCGGCGCCGACTGGGGCGAGCATCTGTACTACGGCTCTGATTATTTCGGACAGATGTACGAGTGGGCCGTCCAGCTCATCAACACCGGCAAGGCCTACGTGTGCGACCTGAGCGCCGACGAGATGCGCGAGTATCGCGGGACCCTGACGGCGCCTGGTCGCGAAAGCCCGTATCGCACCCGCTCCGTCGAAGAAAACCTGAACCTGTTCGAGCGGATGAAGAACGGCGAGTTCCCCGACGGCTCACGCACGTTGCGCGCCAGGATCGACATGGCCTCGCCGAACCTCAACCTGCGCGACCCGGTGATGTACCGCATTCTGCACGCGTCGCACCACCGCGCGGGCGATGCGTGGTGCATCTACCCAACGTATGATTGGGCCCACGGTCTTGAGGACTCGATCGAGCGGATCACGCACTCGCTTTGCTCGCTCGAGTTTGAGGATCACCGACCGCTCTACGATTGGTTCCTTGACCAACTCGGCATTTACCACCCGCGGCAAATCGAGTTCGCGCGTCTCAACGTAACGTATACGGTGATGAGCAAGCGCAAGCTGCGCCAGCTCGTCGAGGAAGGCTTCGTCGACGGCTACGACGATCCACGCATGCCGACCTTGGCCGGGATGCGCCGGCGCGGCTACAGTCCCGAGTCGATCCGCAGCTTCGCCAGATCTGTCGGCGTCGCCAAGGCCGCGAATACGGTGGATTTCGCGCAGCTCGAGCACTTCGTGCGTGAGGATCTCAACAGAACCTCGTCACGCTACATGGGCGTGCTCCGACCGCTACGCGTGGTGATCACCAACTACCCCGAAGACCTGGTCGAGCAGTTCGAGGCGATCAACAACCCCGAGGACCCGAGCGCCGGAACACGCCAGGTCCCGTTCTCGCGCGTGCTCTACATCGAGCAGGAAGACTTCATGGAGAATCCGCCGAAGAAGTTCTTCCGGCTCGCGCCCGGGCGCGAGGTGCGCTTGCGGTACGCCTACTTCATCAAGTGCGAGGAGGTCGTCAAAGACGCCGGCGGGACCGTCGTCGAGCTGCGCTGCACGTACGATCCGGCGACGCGCGGTGGCGACGCCCCCGACGGCCGCAAGGTCAAGGCGACGCTCCATTGGGTCTCGGCCGAGCACGCCGTCGGTGCCGACGTGCGCCTCTACGAGCACCTCTTCACGAAAGAGAATCCGAACGACGTCGAGGAAGGCCGAGACTGGCGCTCGAACATCCGCCCGCACTCGAGAGAGGTGCTCTTCGACTGCAAGCTCGAGCCCGCGCTCAAGGGCTTGGCGCCACTCACGCGCATTCAGCTCGAGCGACTCGGGTACTTCTGCGTCGATCCGGACTCGACGGACGAGCGCCCCGTGCTGAACCGCACCGTAACGCTGCGCGACACCTGGGCCAAGATCCAGAAGTCGCAGCAGCAGGGTAACCATGACTGA